CAGCGTTTTGGTTTCTCGATTTTTCCCTTCCAGTCGGTGCATTAACGTATCGATCGCCAGCCGCCCTAGCTCTCCGGTCGGCTGGTGAACGGTAGTCAACGGCGGCGTCATATACTGCGCCAGCTCAATGTCATCGTAACCAACGACCGCGACGTCCTGTCCAATCTTCAGTCCCGACTGGCTTAGCGCCAGATAAACGCCAACCGCCATAGCGTCATTACAGGTAAACACGGCCTCCGGCGGCTCAGACAAAGCCAAAAGCTGACTCATGGCCTTAAGTCCACCGGAAAACTCAAAATTGCTGAAGATCTGATAGTCGTCCGGAGCGGCCAGCCCGGCTTCTTTCATCGCCTGACGGTATCCCTCCAGCCGCCTTTGCGCCTGTACGTTATCCTTCGGCCCGGTAATACAGGCAATGCGACGATGCCCCTTAGATATCAGAAACTCGGTTGCCGCAAGGCCTCCCTGAAGGGAGTTATCCTGAATCACATCACAGGCGCCGCTAAACGGCCCCCAGTCCATCATGACAATAGGCAAATCTGGATAATTGAAAAAAAGCGTTTCCAGCGTCGGATTACGCTCATTACATATCAGGATCAGGCCGTCTACCCGCCGCTGTAGCAGGGTTTCCAAACTGCTCTTCATGCGTTCAGGGTCATTCTCCGTATTGCACAGGATCAGACTGTAGCCCCGCTCATAGCAGCTCTCTTCAACGCCCCGCATAACCTCGGCAAAAAATGGATTATTGCTTGAGGTCAGCAGCATCCCGACGGTGCGGGTCGACTGCGCTTTCAGGCTGCGGGCAACGGCAGAAGGCGAATAGTTCAGCGTGGCAACGGCAGAAAGGATCCTATCGCGGATCGGCTCGCTGACGAACCGACTGTTATTGATGACGTGAGACACCGTAGAAGTGGATACTCCCGCCAAACGAGCGACGTCTTTCATGGTTGCCACGATAAGGCTCCTATTGCTTTGCTAAAAACGCATCAATTTCTTCCCGCCAGGGAACAGACGGCTGCGCGCCCGGCCGGGTGACAGCTATTGCCGCTGCGGCATGGCCGAAGCGAACAGCGTCCAGCAGCGCACGACCTTCTAACAGCGCGGTCATCATACCTCCGTTAAAGGTATCCCCTGCGGCAATGGTATCAACTGGCTCCACGCGGAAGCCTTTTACCAGCTGTCCTTCACCCTCAACGCTTACCCACGCGCCGCGACTGCCTAGAGTAATAATTACCGTGCGAATGCCTTTAGCGTGCAGCGCACTGGCTGCGCGATGTGCCTCTTCCTCTCCGGTCACAGCAATCCCCGTCAGGTACTCCGCTTCCGTTTCATTCGGCGTAATGATGTCGATACACGACAGTAGCTCATCGGGCAGCGACCGCGCCGGAGCAGGGTTTAACGCCACAGTGGTGCCGTTTGCTTTCGCCAGCGCGGCAGCCGCCACGATAGTCTCTAAAGGCGTTTCAAGCTGCATCAGCAGCGCATCGGCTTCCACAACGTGCTGACGATACTTGTTTAAATAGTCTGGCGTTACCGCCGCGTTGGCTCCGGCATCGATAGCAATCACGTTCTCGCCGTGACGGTTAACGAAAATCATCGCCACACCGGTATGAGTACCCGCGATAGCTTCAACTGGCGCTACGTCAATGCGATCCTGTTCTAACTGATGCCGTACCTGCCTGCCCACATCGTCTTCCCCAACGCAGGCGATAAAAGTGATGTTGGCCCCGCTGCGCCCGGCGGCAACGGCCTGATTGGCGCCCTTACCGCCAAAAGAGATGCGGTAGCCCTGCCCGGTGATGGTCTCTCCCGGACGAGGAAATTCCTGTACGTTAAGGATGTGGTCGGCGTTAATACTGCCTAATACCACCAGCTTTTTCCCTGACATCGTTGTCTCCTGTCAAAGGGCGCGGCAGAAACTAGCCTGCCGCGCAAAGAGTGCCTAAGATTGGAATTGTTACTTGGTAATCAGCTTCAGTTCAACCGGAATACTCGCGTCAACCTTTTCGCCTTTCAGCACTTTCACTGCGGTTTCAACGCCTACGCTGCCGATAAGCTCAGGCTGCTGGGCTACAGTAGCGCCCATCTGACCCCCCTTCACTGCGTTCATGCCGTCTTTGGTACCGTCAAAACCAACAATCAGTACGTCTTTCTTACCGGCTGTACGCAGGGCTCTCAGCGCGCCCAGTGCCATTTCGTCGTTTTGCGCGAATACGGCCTGAACGTCAGGATGCGCGGTCAGCAGGTTCTGCATGACGTTCAGCCCTTTAGTACGGTCAAAGTCAGCAGGCTGGCTGGCCAGCAGTTTGAACGGGTGTGCTGCCATAGACTGTTTAAAGCCTTCGCCACGCTCACGGGCTGCTGATGTACCGGTAATGCCTTCAAGCTGAATAACCTTCGCCTCATTGCCGACCTTTTCAGCAATAAAATCGCCCGCCAGCTTGCCGCCCGCTACGTTGTCAGAGGCAACGTGGCTGACCACTTCCCCTTTGTTAGCGGCGCGATCCAGAGTAATAACCGGAATGTTGGCCTTGTTGGCCATGAGAACCGCGTTGCCTACCGCATCAGAGTCGGTCGGGTTAATCAGCATCAGCTTGGTGCCGCGCACGGTCAGATCCTGTACGTTGCTCAGCTCTTTCGCCGGATTGTTTTGCGAATCCAGCACGATCAGGTTGTAGCCAAGTTCATCGGCTTTCTTCTGCGCACCGTCTTTCATCGAAACAAAGAACGGGTTGTTCAGCGTGGAAACAACCAGTGCAATGTTTTCTTTCGCCATCGCGCCAGCGCTGACGGAAAGGGTGAGGGCGGTTGCAGACACAAGCATTGCCAGCTTTTTCATATTCATCGTCATCGTTCCTATCATCAATGGAATATCAGTAAAGTGGGAACCTAATGGAACAGAACCCTATTTGCCGCTTCGGTTTTCAACCAGCACCGCCAGCAGAATGACAGCGCCTTTTACAATCATTTGGAAGTAGGCGGAAACGCCCAGCAGGTTCAGCGCGTTGCTTAAGAAACCCAGGATCAGCGCGCCGATAAGAGTGCCGGTAATACGCCCCTTGCCACCAGCAAGGCTGGTCCCCCCCAGAACAACAGCAGCGATAGCGTCAAGCTCATAGCCCACACCCGC
This DNA window, taken from Leminorella richardii, encodes the following:
- the rbsR gene encoding ribose operon transcriptional repressor RbsR, with the protein product MATMKDVARLAGVSTSTVSHVINNSRFVSEPIRDRILSAVATLNYSPSAVARSLKAQSTRTVGMLLTSSNNPFFAEVMRGVEESCYERGYSLILCNTENDPERMKSSLETLLQRRVDGLILICNERNPTLETLFFNYPDLPIVMMDWGPFSGACDVIQDNSLQGGLAATEFLISKGHRRIACITGPKDNVQAQRRLEGYRQAMKEAGLAAPDDYQIFSNFEFSGGLKAMSQLLALSEPPEAVFTCNDAMAVGVYLALSQSGLKIGQDVAVVGYDDIELAQYMTPPLTTVHQPTGELGRLAIDTLMHRLEGKNRETKTLALAPKLVERQSA
- the rbsK gene encoding ribokinase, whose protein sequence is MSGKKLVVLGSINADHILNVQEFPRPGETITGQGYRISFGGKGANQAVAAGRSGANITFIACVGEDDVGRQVRHQLEQDRIDVAPVEAIAGTHTGVAMIFVNRHGENVIAIDAGANAAVTPDYLNKYRQHVVEADALLMQLETPLETIVAAAALAKANGTTVALNPAPARSLPDELLSCIDIITPNETEAEYLTGIAVTGEEEAHRAASALHAKGIRTVIITLGSRGAWVSVEGEGQLVKGFRVEPVDTIAAGDTFNGGMMTALLEGRALLDAVRFGHAAAAIAVTRPGAQPSVPWREEIDAFLAKQ
- the rbsB gene encoding ribose ABC transporter substrate-binding protein RbsB — its product is MNMKKLAMLVSATALTLSVSAGAMAKENIALVVSTLNNPFFVSMKDGAQKKADELGYNLIVLDSQNNPAKELSNVQDLTVRGTKLMLINPTDSDAVGNAVLMANKANIPVITLDRAANKGEVVSHVASDNVAGGKLAGDFIAEKVGNEAKVIQLEGITGTSAARERGEGFKQSMAAHPFKLLASQPADFDRTKGLNVMQNLLTAHPDVQAVFAQNDEMALGALRALRTAGKKDVLIVGFDGTKDGMNAVKGGQMGATVAQQPELIGSVGVETAVKVLKGEKVDASIPVELKLITK